The sequence AGTGGCAGAGCAACCCGTACAACCCCGCCTATATACCGGACCTGGTCAGCACGTTCGGGTCGAACATGACGTTCGCGCAGCGCACCACCAACGCGGTGTCCGCGTTCTTCTACACGACCGTCTCCCGGCTGGTGTACATGCCCCGGCAGCGGGCCGTTGCCGAAAAACACTTCGTTTACCCGGGACACGAAAGCCGGCCCGATCTCATCGACATGCTCCGGAACGTATCGCTGACGCTGGTCAACAGTCACCCGGTCGTCGGTTCGGCCGTGCCGATGGTGCCCAGCTACGTACACGTGGCCGGCATGCACTGCGTGCCCGCCGGTCCGTTGcctgaagtaataataatataatattatataatatatgctttgaCGATAATCTACCGCGTATTGAAGTAGGTATAGCCCAAGCACTGCGCGCGTCATCGATTTTtcctcatttttattttctaatttaaatatagatagacgatttaaattacaccGACATTTCTGTCCCGATATTCACgacactcatttttttttttttacgaatacaGACACTAAAATATGATTATGGTTCTTATTGCGGTAAAAACCACACGAGGTTATTAGCAGAGATAAGATGTCGATGCACTAAAAAAGTATCAAAACTGTTCGTAAACaaaatttagtataaacatttaaattttaagtttaatttacagtaaatatatatatatatatatgaaattattataaataaattaaaaagtaaaatataaataaaaaaaaaatcagttttcattcaactaataagtaataactaatgacATTTGTTACAACGACAAAAcccaccaataataataatacaattttttgtttgaaaaaatttcctttaaaatctaaaattcgaGAAAAATGTCCCACGCTGTACAAATACTACTAAAACTGACTTGtatgatatgaaaaaaatgacataaaattatactaaaaataataaattaataacttattagatattataaagtTACCTATAGGTTAGATTACTTGTAGGTATTCTGGTATTCGTCAGTTGAGTATAGTGCTGTAGTTTGCCTGTGTTTAGTTGCAGTTATCATAAAGTAGAATCACGTGGATCTACTTTCCAACCATTGAAAATTAATTCCTCATCTTCTGGTGTGTCTTACAGGACCTGAAGCAGATAATGGATAATTCTAAAGAAGGTGTAGTCTATTTCAGTTTAGGATCAGTGGTAAAATCATCCAAAATGCCCAAGGAAACAGTGTCACTATTACTGTCAGAACTCTCGAAAATCGAACAGACTGTCCTATGGAAATGGGAAGCGGAAGACGTACCGCAACTACCCAAGAATGTCATCATTCGAAAATGGTTTCCCCAAAATGACATACTAGGTacgtatttaatacttatattattgatttcccGTTCTTGTAAGAGTTTGATAAGTAAGACgtactgatttttaatttgacGTAAAATATCCGGAAATACATCAACAGAAATACAGAGAGGTGTAAGTTCtcacaaaaaaagaaattactgtgacattttattatattattgtttgtagatATATTGACGTAAATATAGGTAAAAgtcaatttttcaatttcaaaactgaattaatttaaaacgtttgtTATCGAATAtttgttaacataaaaaatatatacacagcaCCCATACGTAAACATATgtctttttctaataaaaaaaaaatcatttatgtcTAGTTAGataagttgatttttttaaaagaattaaattaacagttttacagaatataaattgctttaaatatattttacaccatTTCAGCTAtccaatataaattgataagtatatatatatatatatatatatgcatatttaaattctgaattgCTTTTGTGTGTAttgaacattaattattacttactattgtattttgataaataataattattcaatatacacTCAAGCtgcaaaaaatgtatattattcatataagtaaattacacaatacacattgattaatgattgtaaatttagtgttattaaatacgtttaataaactatatcactataaaaaataatgctcgcgcttaaaaattgttaactcatattattctttttatatattttactctgttaatatgaatttagataaacaatcattgttattaaacaaaataacgtttaaattattacgatttatgTAATGTATTCAAAGGAAGGAGAGGAAAGTTCCAATAGACTTTAACACCGGGAAAATAGATAACAGGTAGTAGGATCACGTAACCGCTCGTGGCACTGCAGGTTGAGACTTTAAATTACAATgaacgcaaaaaaaaaacataataatattataatattatttatattatttataattactaattactactgTTCATAGGTTACgggtaaagtttaaaataaggaAATGTATTAGAATAGttctcaaattatataatactatatggaTAACGTAGAAatgatttcaatataataaatatattatttaacttttgtcATAATGATGATGTGTCAACATGAtaggtagtaaaataataaaatagtatagattttattattagataatattgattttagtaggtaggtattaaagatatattgaatttaaaactgCCCAATCATAGTTTTTTACGATATCTGCAAACGTGTTTCAATGCAAAAATTAGACTTATTATAATGCTAATTGCATTGGAGATGTTTGTAAAGAGAGTCGAagaagaaaaatgtttattcgttatttattttcagaaatTTCCAGACACTATTGAAAATGCTAGGATTTTTTATTTCcagcagaataataatatttttgcttaGGTCATCCAAATTGCAAATTATTCATCACGCACGGTGGAGTACAAAGCACCACCGAGTCCGTCTACCACGGAGTGCCCATGTTAGCCATACCCGTTTTTGGTGACCAAAAGGGTAATTCACTACGTGCACAGTACAGAGGCATAGCTATACAAGTGCCGTACTTTGAATTGACACACGAAGCGTTTGGCAGTGCACTGCACAAGCTGCTCATCGATCCAACGTGAGTATAACATGTGCATAATACCAtggataagtatataaatataatataaaaaacgtaCTTACAACACCCGGTTGTGGCTTTGAGGGAAggcaaagttaaaaaaaaatataatatgtttattagtgaaagaaaaaaaaatttggtagcAACAAAAGGCATAGTCTATACTGACCTcgctaaaattataactattggtagttcatttataacttaaatataaactaagaAATCATTATCTGCTTAACATATCAATAAATGtcaaagatattttatgaattaaaatgtgattgtatttaattaaatagattgAATTATTTCATCGATTACGCAGAGCAGAGTAAcagatgaaaaatataaacagtatatggcataataattatgttttctgagaccaaaacaaaataatatgtacctacctatgtattatgtacataaaaagtatataaattttaaatgtctgcAAAATTTTCATATCGTTCACTATTTTGtgcatgttattttaatttaatgtctaTTTAATTTGTCAGCATTAAACAACTCCAGACGTAAATACACTGCAGTTATAGGCAACACGTAGTGGAGGGAATAAGTCCCACACAacctatacatacctatataacccACCTTGAATATGCATAtaactatacttatttaatttaaaatatactctaatataaaatatcattacacGATTACAACCgtggtttaattaatattaataatattatagtatacgctGTTGCATTGTCGCTCAATGTACTTATCTCTTATCGCTCGTCGTTGAAATTCCGtttcatttatcatttattcgATTTCATTTTAATGTCCTcggcattatattatacattttttttatgagaattgtgtgtatatgtgtgtgttagGTAAAAATATTGGATAGAACTAGGTGTATTAAACTCATTTAATAGGGTTTTcttattcttaatataatgaaaattcatCATACAtagtattttcattaataaaaggtaaggtttttatttatttttccaacaatacattttgaagaaaacataatgaaaaacttgttcgttttattttttgattggttacgagtttaatttaaaagttccaGGACTaagtttaactttatttttacttcttaaggACCTATCTTAGAAACTTGTTTGgtttatttgttttagtattttatagatgTGAATACAGTGGTTGGTCTGTAATTTtagaattgtttaaatattacgtaacttattaaatttaaattttataaaatttgaacatttaatagtaggtatatatttttataatatatataatcaacgataattacctattatatgtaGGCTTATATTCTATAATCGAATCTATAGTTTTCTAAGTTttctaactatttttattactaaaaaatacataatatactgatattaaattggtataatatttaaattaaaatatttataaattttttgtattttccgATATTGAAGCTTGGACATAAGTAAAGTTATCCATTTACCCATTAAACTCAATTTTTACTCAGTAATGATAAGtagtatattacgtattatgtataaatagttaaCCTATACTTTAGAATAGAGGgttgtttttacaaaatatataactatttaatacttttttgtgcatgaaaaatttcaattgtcttcTAAGTTGAAACACGGATGGATgtctatagtaaataataatatacttttcgaTTGATCAAAATGATCAGTTTTAGACTTATTtgaaaatgcttttttttttgttttttaacacaacgcaactttaataattatactcacattatacttatagatataataataatatgattttgggTCAAGGCATTAATTTACGATCgagactaatataataattctttgGCTGACTATAATATTCTCAAAGGAGAGGAgagttaatgaaaatatttaacttgaGTAAAGATGAGTAAACACAAGATCGTTAAGTTAGaagttataaatagttaataaataatcaatttgacCTACGGAGTTTAAGTTTACGCCTATGGCAATAGGTTCTAACTTAACTCGTGCAGTCCGAAAAAAAATctacttatttttaatcagtTCTACGTGGACCTGCACATAGCAGTTCTATTCAATATTtctcaaacaatttaaacattatttctatACGCGAGATtcgttgaatatattatgtagtataaatatatgtgattaaagtataatattatatcgtaccgTTTGTTCAATGCGACAGGTACCGGGAAAACGCCAAAAAGTCGTCGGTCCTGTTCAGGGACAACCCGTTGCCGCCGCTGGAAAAGGCTGTATTTTGGATCGAGTACGTTGCCAGGCACGGCGGTGCGAAACATCTACGGACGGCCGCCAACGACCTTTATTGGTTCCAGTACATGCTTTTGGACGTCCTGTTGCTGGTGTTATTCGTGATCGTATTGATGGTGTGGATTACCAAAAAAATGCTTTGTTGCGTGTTCAGCCGGTGTTGTCGTCGTGGCCGAAATGTTGCCTCGCCGCCAGCAGCGGGGAAAAAAACACAGTGATATGATAATGAGCACAGCCCAATATGCAGTCGACTATCGTTCCGCTCGAagttcaaaaagaaaaaaaatcgagttagtaattaaaaatgtcagtgtcaaaaaaaaaatcaatctatatatatatatatattataatctataaatagtaTACCGCGTTATGctgaagaataatttttaatattcgaaaTAATATTGAAAGTCGACTTATCgtattgtttattgtatataccaACCTAATTATCAACATTGcttgaaatcaaatttaaatattgataaaaacctTCTGAGAAATCGAAAGCAACATTAatatcgacattttttttttttgtatttaatgttatttaacatttttattgtgattGAAACAATTagataaaaccaataatatttgtatcaaaataatagttattttatagtttccATTTACaatccatttaaaatttaaacgtcTATAAACCAACATGCAAAACGTCTAATATTGTTCATcagtaagtataataagttaactaatatttcattttcttaGGTTTATTTCACAGCTATACGTTACGACACCGCGCAAACGATGACGCTCCTATACGTAGGCTTATTGTGTGtacagataaaattaaaatcgcaaaaataatattttaaatcgaaaaacaATGGTATAAGTCTACTTAAAAATCGTTAaacgataattaaataaatcggTATTgtacaaagataaaaataatatataaaattataaaatcgatgtatcattttttatttgaattagaaAAGAAAACGAATATCAAA is a genomic window of Rhopalosiphum padi isolate XX-2018 chromosome 4, ASM2088224v1, whole genome shotgun sequence containing:
- the LOC132928641 gene encoding UDP-glycosyltransferase UGT5-like; the protein is MRMFALSTAFCNTMQLLTLLTLLLFAVRSSSEGQKPPVKQLSILAFLPTEGKSHFMGFKPLLENLVSRGHNVTLVAPFPLDGAKRPYRHVKVEKTMADFDMLKVAKYVNLVPTPVHLWWFGPHISETSLDKPSVADFIRTDRSSFDLVMFENFFHECFVAIGHKYGAPVVQLLPFSANSRVSQWQSNPYNPAYIPDLVSTFGSNMTFAQRTTNAVSAFFYTTVSRLVYMPRQRAVAEKHFVYPGHESRPDLIDMLRNVSLTLVNSHPVVGSAVPMVPSYVHVAGMHCVPAGPLPEDLKQIMDNSKEGVVYFSLGSVVKSSKMPKETVSLLLSELSKIEQTVLWKWEAEDVPQLPKNVIIRKWFPQNDILGHPNCKLFITHGGVQSTTESVYHGVPMLAIPVFGDQKGNSLRAQYRGIAIQVPYFELTHEAFGSALHKLLIDPTYRENAKKSSVLFRDNPLPPLEKAVFWIEYVARHGGAKHLRTAANDLYWFQYMLLDVLLLVLFVIVLMVWITKKMLCCVFSRCCRRGRNVASPPAAGKKTQ